One genomic segment of Paenibacillus sp. FSL H8-0332 includes these proteins:
- a CDS encoding TatD family hydrolase, with protein MQLFDTHTHLDAPQFDEDREEVIARALESGVSKMINIGFNRETIPTTMQLAEKYDYIYAAVGWHPQDAISMKDGDLEWIASLCAHPKVVAIGEIGLDYYWDTSPKEVQHEVFRKQIGLARELKMPISIHNRDAHEDVIRILREEKAGEVGGVMHSFSGSWESAKMCLDLGFHLSFGGPITFKNARVPKEVLAQTPLDRLLIETDSPYLTPHPFRGKRNETAHVRLVAEAAAAIKGIELQELAEITYANALERFGIL; from the coding sequence ATGCAGCTATTCGACACACATACCCATCTGGATGCTCCACAATTCGACGAAGACCGCGAAGAGGTCATTGCCAGAGCGCTGGAATCTGGAGTCAGCAAAATGATCAACATCGGCTTTAACCGGGAAACGATACCGACCACCATGCAGCTTGCCGAGAAATATGATTATATTTATGCAGCCGTAGGCTGGCATCCCCAGGATGCGATCAGTATGAAGGACGGAGACCTGGAGTGGATCGCCTCCCTGTGTGCTCATCCCAAGGTGGTCGCCATCGGTGAGATCGGGCTTGATTATTACTGGGACACCTCCCCTAAGGAAGTGCAGCATGAAGTATTCCGCAAGCAGATCGGGCTTGCCCGTGAGCTGAAGATGCCAATTAGTATTCATAACCGTGATGCTCATGAAGATGTCATCCGTATTCTCCGTGAGGAAAAGGCGGGCGAGGTTGGCGGCGTTATGCATTCCTTCTCCGGCAGCTGGGAAAGTGCCAAGATGTGTCTTGATTTGGGCTTCCATCTTTCTTTTGGAGGACCGATTACGTTCAAGAATGCCAGGGTACCCAAAGAGGTGCTTGCCCAGACTCCGCTGGACCGGCTTCTCATCGAAACAGACTCCCCATATCTGACTCCGCACCCGTTCCGGGGCAAGCGAAATGAGACCGCTCATGTGAGGCTGGTAGCGGAGGCAGCTGCGGCAATAAAAGGGATTGAATTACAGGAATTGGCGGAAATTACGTATGCGAACGCACTGGAACGATTTGGTATACTCTGA
- a CDS encoding 3D domain-containing protein produces the protein MGVFQPEVSHDSQSSSRSIALRLKQVNPRVVLLAGVVSIVIALLILLYVHGQSKKEITLVIDGQVQTLETRETLFSDVLAKEQISLQAHDELSIGLSDEIKDGDRIVINTAQKFALTVDGKTETLFTTEDTIGQAIGKLGLSLEGLDKIYPSLETAVSADMEIKIVRINKHVVQRTTNLPFRVIKTADPSLTKGTVRVAQAGKPGVMIQHIEKIYQDGELATMRMIGKEVQTVTKDKVIAIGTKPLPKPAPVVAKVSKPVTTSKSSKASAKASNVTSKAGVDFEYKRMIKNVSMTAYSSQEPGIGTRTASGTRVTEGRTIAVDPSIIPIGWWVYIEGLGFRRAEDTGGAIKGNKVDVYYDSLSHARNFGRKSRTLYVIGPVKPELN, from the coding sequence GTGGGCGTATTCCAACCAGAGGTATCCCATGATTCGCAATCATCCAGCAGGTCTATCGCATTACGGTTGAAGCAAGTAAATCCCCGCGTAGTTTTACTTGCCGGTGTGGTATCGATTGTTATCGCACTGTTAATTCTGCTGTACGTACACGGTCAGAGCAAAAAGGAAATTACTCTAGTAATAGACGGACAGGTACAGACACTGGAGACGCGGGAAACGCTGTTCAGTGATGTGCTGGCTAAGGAACAGATTTCGCTGCAGGCGCATGATGAATTATCTATTGGCCTTAGTGATGAAATAAAAGACGGCGACCGTATCGTGATTAACACTGCGCAAAAGTTCGCTCTTACCGTAGACGGGAAGACCGAGACGTTATTTACGACCGAGGATACCATCGGTCAGGCCATTGGCAAACTGGGCCTCAGCCTGGAAGGCTTAGACAAGATTTACCCTTCGCTAGAAACCGCAGTATCTGCAGACATGGAAATCAAAATTGTCCGGATTAACAAGCATGTGGTTCAACGGACAACCAATTTGCCTTTCCGGGTAATCAAGACAGCAGACCCCTCTTTGACCAAGGGAACCGTAAGAGTTGCACAGGCAGGTAAGCCGGGCGTTATGATCCAGCACATCGAGAAGATCTATCAAGATGGCGAGCTGGCCACCATGCGCATGATCGGCAAAGAAGTACAGACGGTTACCAAGGACAAAGTCATTGCCATTGGTACCAAGCCGCTTCCTAAGCCCGCTCCTGTTGTTGCCAAAGTTTCCAAACCTGTAACAACCTCCAAGTCATCTAAAGCCAGTGCAAAGGCCAGCAATGTTACCAGTAAAGCTGGTGTGGATTTTGAGTACAAAAGAATGATTAAGAACGTATCCATGACCGCGTATTCCTCGCAAGAACCGGGTATTGGAACACGTACCGCCTCCGGCACGCGCGTAACGGAAGGCCGCACTATAGCTGTAGATCCAAGCATTATACCAATCGGCTGGTGGGTGTACATTGAAGGATTAGGGTTTCGCCGAGCAGAGGATACCGGCGGTGCCATCAAAGGCAACAAGGTGGATGTCTATTACGATTCACTGAGCCATGCCCGTAATTTCGGACGTAAGTCGCGGACACTTTATGTGATCGGACCTGTGAAGCCGGAGCTGAACTAA
- the rnmV gene encoding ribonuclease M5, which translates to MIKELIVVEGKSDTVAVKRAVEADTIETGGSAVDRKVIAKIQLAMQRRGVIILTDPDHAGERIRKIVAAKVPGCKHAFIPEKDATRKGDIGIENASPEAIRHALEHVHTSFEGAPVIIGLDELMAGGLMVHPRAAERRMQLGNLLGIGYCNGKQLYKRLAMFGITREEFAQALAQIDQGGITS; encoded by the coding sequence ATGATTAAAGAGCTGATTGTGGTTGAAGGGAAAAGCGATACCGTTGCCGTTAAGCGGGCGGTAGAGGCAGATACGATCGAAACCGGGGGCTCGGCAGTGGACCGCAAGGTCATTGCCAAGATCCAGCTTGCCATGCAGCGCCGGGGCGTAATCATTCTTACGGACCCGGATCATGCCGGAGAGCGGATCCGCAAAATTGTCGCGGCCAAGGTACCGGGGTGCAAGCATGCCTTCATCCCGGAGAAGGATGCAACCCGCAAAGGGGATATCGGGATAGAGAACGCTTCGCCTGAGGCCATCCGCCATGCGCTGGAGCATGTGCATACCTCCTTCGAGGGGGCGCCGGTCATCATCGGGCTGGATGAGCTCATGGCCGGAGGGCTAATGGTGCATCCCCGCGCCGCAGAGCGCAGAATGCAGCTGGGCAATCTGCTCGGTATCGGTTATTGCAATGGCAAGCAGCTGTACAAACGTCTGGCGATGTTCGGCATTACCCGCGAGGAGTTCGCGCAGGCCCTCGCCCAAATTGATCAGGGAGGCATTACTTCATGA
- the rsmA gene encoding 16S rRNA (adenine(1518)-N(6)/adenine(1519)-N(6))-dimethyltransferase RsmA — protein MSGTENISSPTRTKAIIQRYKFSFKKSLGQNFLIDQNILDKIVDAAGLDSTAGALEIGPGIGALTERLAMTAGAVTAVEIDRRLIPILRDVLSPYPHVKIRNDDVLKVNLQELFAEDFAGRDRVSVVANLPYYVTTPILMKLLEEKLPLDNIVVMIQKEVAERMAASPGGKEYGSLSIAVQYYSEPELVCMVPRTVFIPQPNVESAVIRLKVRERPPVEVADEKHFFGVVQASFTQRRKTIANNLKARFFPEEGRERLEALLSEAGIEPSRRGETLSIEEYARLSAVLLAAGIA, from the coding sequence ATGAGTGGTACCGAGAACATCTCGTCCCCAACAAGAACCAAAGCGATAATTCAGCGTTACAAATTTTCCTTCAAAAAAAGCCTGGGCCAGAACTTTCTGATCGATCAGAATATTCTGGACAAAATAGTGGATGCCGCCGGTCTGGACAGCACAGCCGGTGCGCTTGAGATTGGACCGGGGATCGGAGCCCTGACGGAAAGATTGGCGATGACGGCCGGGGCCGTCACTGCGGTGGAGATTGACCGCAGGCTGATTCCTATCCTCAGGGACGTCCTGTCGCCCTATCCCCATGTGAAGATCCGCAATGACGATGTGCTGAAGGTGAATTTGCAGGAGCTGTTCGCTGAGGATTTCGCCGGCAGGGACCGGGTTAGTGTCGTAGCTAACCTGCCGTATTATGTGACCACACCTATACTCATGAAGCTGCTGGAAGAGAAGCTGCCGCTGGATAATATCGTGGTGATGATTCAGAAGGAGGTTGCTGAGCGTATGGCAGCGTCTCCGGGCGGCAAGGAGTACGGCAGTCTGAGTATTGCCGTTCAGTATTACAGCGAGCCTGAGCTGGTCTGTATGGTGCCGCGTACCGTGTTCATCCCGCAGCCGAATGTGGAATCGGCTGTGATCCGGCTGAAGGTCAGAGAGCGTCCTCCGGTGGAGGTAGCGGACGAGAAGCATTTCTTTGGTGTGGTTCAGGCGTCCTTTACCCAGCGGCGCAAGACGATTGCCAATAATCTTAAAGCCCGCTTCTTCCCGGAAGAAGGGCGTGAGCGCCTGGAGGCGCTGCTCTCTGAGGCCGGTATTGAACCCTCACGGCGCGGCGAGACGCTTAGCATTGAAGAATATGCACGGCTCAGTGCGGTTCTTCTGGCCGCAGGCATCGCATAG
- the yabG gene encoding sporulation peptidase YabG: MNLGDLVIRKSYGGDVTFRVDNILQNRAVIKGTEFRLLADSPLEDLVQVPPTRVTERGQRAQIKATESLTWLRKDRQVQSQRSGESVSGTTGTWGQSPKEAAYFEVPGKVLHLDGDALYLKKSLSLYEQLRIPAEGHHVHESKMAETLFRLLPRVRPDIVVITGHDGVLKQQQNYDLYSLSSYKNSQNFVAAIRVAREYERNFDALTIVAGACQSHFEALLGNGANFASSPGRILIHALDPVYIAAKASFTSIRDTVNLSDVLNHTISGSQGMGGIETRGSFRIGMPQLQNLATLKVAPSML; encoded by the coding sequence ATGAATCTAGGAGACTTGGTCATTCGTAAATCCTATGGCGGCGATGTGACCTTCCGGGTAGACAATATATTGCAGAATAGAGCAGTCATTAAAGGCACGGAGTTCCGTTTGCTGGCGGATTCCCCGCTGGAGGATCTGGTTCAGGTGCCTCCTACACGGGTTACCGAGCGGGGACAGCGTGCGCAGATCAAGGCAACAGAATCCTTAACCTGGCTGCGTAAAGACCGGCAGGTGCAGAGCCAGCGAAGCGGAGAGAGCGTATCGGGGACCACGGGGACCTGGGGTCAATCTCCGAAGGAAGCGGCTTATTTTGAAGTGCCGGGCAAGGTCCTGCATTTGGATGGGGACGCGCTCTATCTGAAGAAGAGCCTGAGCCTCTACGAGCAGCTGCGCATACCGGCAGAGGGACATCATGTCCATGAATCCAAAATGGCGGAAACGCTGTTCCGGCTGCTGCCCCGTGTGCGTCCCGATATCGTTGTGATTACCGGTCATGATGGAGTACTTAAGCAACAACAGAATTATGATCTGTACAGTCTGAGCAGCTATAAGAACTCACAGAATTTTGTGGCAGCCATCCGGGTAGCCCGTGAATATGAGCGGAATTTCGATGCCTTGACGATCGTAGCCGGAGCCTGCCAGTCGCACTTCGAAGCCCTCCTGGGCAATGGTGCCAACTTCGCCAGCTCCCCGGGCAGAATACTCATTCATGCCCTGGACCCGGTGTATATCGCGGCCAAGGCCTCCTTCACTTCCATCCGTGATACGGTGAACTTAAGCGATGTTCTGAACCATACGATCAGCGGTAGCCAGGGGATGGGCGGAATAGAGACGCGAGGCAGCTTCCGTATCGGAATGCCCCAGCTGCAGAATCTGGCAACGCTGAAGGTAGCGCCTTCGATGCTGTAA
- a CDS encoding Veg family protein, which produces MANNALLEIKRSLEAHVGHKITLRANGGRRKTVERTGVLEETYPSVFIVKLDQEQQTFKRVSYSYADILTESVEITVTEDDGQMRIMYIKA; this is translated from the coding sequence ATGGCTAATAACGCGCTGTTAGAAATTAAACGCAGTCTTGAAGCTCACGTCGGTCATAAGATCACGTTGCGGGCTAACGGTGGCCGTCGTAAGACCGTTGAACGCACCGGTGTCCTGGAAGAAACGTACCCTTCTGTATTTATTGTCAAACTTGATCAGGAGCAGCAGACCTTCAAGCGTGTCTCCTATAGCTATGCCGATATACTTACTGAATCTGTGGAAATCACAGTTACCGAAGACGATGGGCAGATGCGGATTATGTATATCAAAGCTTAG
- a CDS encoding small, acid-soluble spore protein, alpha/beta type has protein sequence MSRRRRSMMSEELKTELAKELGFYETVEQQGWGGIRAVDAGNMVKRAIQLAEQAARKS, from the coding sequence ATGAGCCGCAGAAGACGGAGTATGATGTCGGAGGAATTGAAGACGGAGCTTGCCAAGGAGCTTGGGTTCTACGAAACGGTTGAGCAGCAGGGCTGGGGCGGAATCCGGGCAGTTGATGCCGGGAATATGGTGAAGCGGGCCATTCAGCTGGCGGAGCAGGCTGCGCGCAAATCATAA
- the ispE gene encoding 4-(cytidine 5'-diphospho)-2-C-methyl-D-erythritol kinase: MKMYEKAPAKINLMLDVLHKRADGFHEVEMIMTMVDLADRLELSELKRDSIIISSQAGYIPLDEKNLAFQAARLIKDRYNVRSGVHIHLDKRIPVAAGLAGGSSDAAATLRGLNRLWRLGIPVQELQELGAELGSDVPFCVTGGTALATGRGERLTRITNPPQMWVILAKPPINVSTAEVYGRVRASSITVHPSALQMQQAIEAGDFAGVCAGLGNVLEDVTLKLHPEVQQLKEAMLKLGADGVLMSGSGPTVFGLVSKQSKVARIYNGLRGFCKEVYAVRSLS, translated from the coding sequence TTGAAAATGTATGAGAAGGCACCGGCAAAAATTAATCTGATGCTGGATGTTCTGCATAAGCGGGCTGACGGATTTCATGAAGTGGAAATGATAATGACAATGGTCGATCTGGCGGACCGTCTGGAGCTGTCGGAGCTGAAGCGGGATTCGATTATTATCTCAAGCCAGGCCGGATATATTCCGCTGGATGAGAAGAATCTGGCCTTTCAGGCTGCAAGACTGATCAAGGACCGGTATAACGTGAGAAGCGGTGTACATATCCATCTGGACAAAAGAATTCCGGTCGCTGCCGGCCTCGCCGGCGGCAGCAGCGACGCTGCGGCTACGCTGCGCGGTCTAAACCGGCTCTGGCGCCTGGGTATACCGGTGCAGGAGCTGCAGGAGCTAGGTGCCGAGCTGGGTTCGGATGTCCCCTTCTGTGTCACAGGAGGCACTGCCCTGGCTACGGGCAGAGGAGAACGGCTGACCCGTATCACGAATCCGCCGCAAATGTGGGTCATCCTGGCGAAGCCGCCGATCAATGTATCGACGGCTGAGGTATACGGCCGCGTGCGCGCAAGCAGCATAACAGTGCATCCGTCCGCGCTCCAGATGCAGCAGGCCATTGAGGCCGGTGACTTCGCAGGCGTCTGTGCGGGCCTCGGCAACGTGCTGGAGGATGTGACCCTGAAGCTGCATCCTGAGGTGCAGCAGCTCAAGGAAGCGATGCTGAAGCTGGGTGCGGACGGCGTGCTGATGTCGGGAAGCGGTCCGACTGTATTTGGCCTCGTCTCCAAGCAATCCAAGGTGGCAAGAATCTATAACGGGCTGCGCGGATTTTGCAAGGAAGTCTATGCAGTGCGTTCACTGAGCTAA
- the purR gene encoding pur operon repressor produces the protein MKKLKRSQRLVDMTQFLLEKPHDLLPLSTFAERYGAAKSSVSEDLAIIKEVFEGEGMGELQTLAGAAGGVRYIPRMPMDMALAFVNRLCGQLEQSDRILPGGYLYMSDLLGLPSLMEQAGKIIATAFYGVEIDVVMTVETKGIPLAYSTAAQLGLPVVLVRRDHQVTEGSAVSINYVSGSHKSIHTMSLSRRALREKSRVLIVDDFMKAGGTVRGMVDLLGEFNAEVAGVGVLVESGAVENEERLLHDYVSLVKLTEVDSKVRRISAFPGNYFSS, from the coding sequence GTGAAAAAACTTAAACGAAGCCAACGGTTAGTTGACATGACTCAATTTTTACTGGAGAAGCCGCATGATCTGCTGCCGCTGTCCACTTTTGCAGAGCGGTATGGTGCGGCGAAGTCATCGGTCAGCGAGGACCTGGCTATTATAAAAGAGGTATTTGAAGGCGAAGGAATGGGCGAGCTGCAGACATTGGCCGGGGCAGCGGGCGGAGTACGGTATATTCCGCGCATGCCTATGGATATGGCGCTTGCCTTCGTGAACCGGCTGTGCGGGCAGCTTGAGCAGAGCGACCGGATTCTGCCCGGCGGTTATCTGTACATGTCCGATCTGCTCGGCCTTCCATCCCTGATGGAACAGGCCGGCAAGATCATTGCCACCGCCTTCTACGGGGTGGAGATTGATGTTGTGATGACGGTGGAGACCAAAGGGATTCCGCTCGCTTATTCAACGGCTGCGCAGCTCGGGCTGCCGGTAGTGCTGGTCCGCCGCGACCATCAGGTAACGGAGGGCTCGGCTGTAAGCATCAACTATGTATCGGGTTCCCATAAGAGCATTCATACGATGTCCCTGTCCAGACGGGCGCTGCGCGAGAAATCCCGGGTGCTGATTGTCGATGACTTCATGAAGGCAGGCGGTACTGTACGCGGAATGGTCGATCTGCTGGGTGAGTTCAATGCTGAGGTCGCAGGTGTAGGCGTGCTCGTAGAGTCCGGCGCCGTGGAGAATGAAGAACGTCTGCTGCATGACTACGTGTCGCTGGTGAAGCTGACAGAGGTGGACTCCAAGGTGCGGCGCATTTCGGCATTTCCGGGCAACTATTTCTCCTCCTGA
- the spoVG gene encoding septation regulator SpoVG, whose protein sequence is MQITDVRLRRVNSEGRMKAIASITIDNEFVVHDIRVIDGNNGMFVAMPSKRTPDGEFRDIAHPISSGTREKIQSAVLAEYERAATEEEEVIEEGA, encoded by the coding sequence ATGCAAATTACGGATGTCAGACTCCGCCGCGTCAACTCTGAGGGGAGAATGAAAGCAATCGCATCCATTACAATCGATAACGAGTTTGTTGTTCATGACATTCGCGTCATCGACGGGAATAACGGGATGTTTGTTGCAATGCCCAGCAAGCGTACACCTGACGGAGAATTCCGCGATATCGCACACCCGATTTCTTCGGGAACGCGCGAAAAGATTCAATCTGCGGTTCTGGCCGAGTACGAACGTGCCGCTACGGAAGAAGAAGAAGTTATTGAAGAGGGAGCTTAA
- the glmU gene encoding bifunctional UDP-N-acetylglucosamine diphosphorylase/glucosamine-1-phosphate N-acetyltransferase GlmU, giving the protein MKRMAVVLAAGQGKRMKSKLYKVLHPVCGKPMVGHVLDTVKATGCQRNVVVVGHGAEKVKAYLGEDAEYVLQGVQLGTGHAVKQAKDLLGSEEGTTIVICGDTPLVMKETLEGMMALHEAQNAAATVLTAVMEQPAGYGRIIRGEDGGVLKIVEQKDCTESEAAVHEINTGTYCFDNAKLFAALEKVTNTNNQQEYYLTDVIGILRAQGDIVLGYQTHDATESIGVNDRLALSEAEGYMRQRINRGHMLGGVTIIDPASTYIGSDVEIGADTVLYPGTVLKGKTVIGEDCVIGPASEIEDCMIMDGAAVKQSVLNQAKVGARASVGPFAYLRPGAVLGQEVKIGDFVEIKNATIGDGSKVSHLSYVGDAEIGKNVNIGCGAITVNYDGYNKFRTEIGDDAFIGSNVNLVAPVTVGKGAFVVAGSTITRPVAENDLAIARARQENKPGYAEKIRSRAKAKKDQHSPS; this is encoded by the coding sequence TTGAAAAGAATGGCTGTTGTACTTGCTGCAGGTCAAGGCAAGCGCATGAAATCTAAATTATACAAGGTACTGCACCCTGTCTGCGGTAAACCGATGGTAGGGCACGTGCTTGATACAGTGAAGGCGACCGGGTGTCAGCGTAACGTAGTTGTCGTAGGACACGGCGCCGAGAAGGTTAAGGCATACTTAGGTGAGGATGCCGAATATGTGCTGCAGGGTGTCCAGCTTGGAACCGGCCATGCCGTCAAGCAGGCCAAGGATCTTCTTGGAAGTGAAGAGGGAACCACCATTGTCATCTGCGGAGATACGCCGCTTGTGATGAAGGAGACGCTCGAAGGCATGATGGCGCTGCATGAAGCGCAGAACGCTGCTGCAACGGTCCTAACGGCTGTTATGGAGCAGCCTGCCGGATATGGCCGGATTATCCGTGGTGAAGATGGCGGAGTGCTGAAGATTGTGGAACAGAAGGACTGCACGGAGAGTGAAGCTGCGGTTCACGAAATCAATACAGGGACGTACTGTTTTGATAACGCCAAGCTCTTTGCTGCTCTGGAGAAGGTTACGAACACCAACAACCAGCAGGAGTATTATTTGACGGATGTCATTGGCATACTCCGGGCGCAGGGCGATATCGTCCTGGGTTACCAGACCCATGATGCCACAGAGTCCATTGGTGTGAATGACCGACTGGCGTTGTCTGAAGCTGAAGGCTATATGCGTCAGCGTATCAACCGGGGGCATATGCTCGGCGGAGTAACTATAATCGACCCGGCTTCAACCTATATCGGATCAGATGTTGAGATTGGAGCAGATACGGTGCTGTATCCGGGCACGGTGCTCAAAGGCAAGACCGTGATCGGTGAGGATTGTGTGATCGGACCGGCAAGCGAAATTGAAGACTGCATGATTATGGACGGTGCTGCCGTTAAGCAGTCAGTCCTGAATCAGGCTAAGGTCGGCGCACGGGCTTCCGTTGGGCCTTTTGCATATTTGCGTCCGGGTGCCGTGCTTGGCCAGGAGGTCAAGATCGGCGATTTCGTGGAGATCAAGAATGCTACGATCGGCGATGGCTCCAAAGTATCTCATTTAAGTTATGTCGGTGATGCTGAGATCGGCAAGAATGTGAATATCGGCTGCGGCGCCATCACTGTTAATTATGACGGCTATAATAAGTTCAGAACCGAGATCGGTGACGATGCCTTTATCGGCAGCAACGTGAATCTTGTCGCTCCGGTAACGGTAGGCAAAGGCGCATTTGTTGTCGCCGGCTCCACCATCACCCGTCCGGTTGCAGAGAACGATCTGGCGATTGCCAGAGCAAGGCAGGAGAATAAGCCGGGTTATGCAGAGAAGATCCGCTCCCGGGCCAAAGCGAAGAAAGACCAGCATAGTCCATCGTAA
- a CDS encoding ribose-phosphate diphosphokinase translates to MTYCDSKLKIFTCNSNPKLASQIADYIGIPMGESHTTSFSDGEIQVKLSESVRGCHVYIVQSTCGPVNDNLMELLVMVDALKRASAKSINVVIPYYGYARQDRKARSRDPITAKLVANLIEKAGAHRVITMDLHAMQIQGFFDIPVDHLLGVPILAQYFRSKQIQNPVVVSPDHGGVVRARKLADFLNAPLAIIDKRRPEPNVSEVMNIIGNIEGKTAILIDDIIDTAGTIVLGANALMEGGVKEVYACCTHPVLSGPAHERLENSPIKEIIVTDTIPIRSSNPTSKLKVLSVAPLMGEAIIRVHEELSISKLFEIE, encoded by the coding sequence ATGACTTATTGCGATTCCAAACTCAAGATTTTCACCTGCAACTCCAATCCTAAGCTGGCCAGCCAGATTGCCGATTATATCGGTATTCCGATGGGCGAGTCCCATACGACCAGCTTCAGTGACGGAGAGATTCAGGTTAAGCTGTCGGAGAGTGTCCGGGGCTGTCATGTCTATATCGTACAGTCCACCTGCGGACCGGTGAACGACAATCTGATGGAGCTTCTGGTTATGGTAGATGCGCTTAAGCGTGCCTCTGCAAAGAGCATCAATGTCGTGATTCCTTACTACGGGTATGCCCGTCAAGACCGTAAGGCCCGTTCCCGTGATCCGATTACGGCCAAGCTGGTAGCGAACCTGATTGAGAAGGCAGGTGCACATCGCGTCATTACCATGGACCTTCATGCGATGCAGATTCAAGGCTTCTTCGACATTCCTGTGGATCATCTGCTGGGTGTTCCGATTCTGGCCCAATACTTCCGTTCCAAGCAAATTCAGAACCCGGTAGTCGTCTCTCCTGACCATGGCGGTGTGGTACGTGCCAGAAAGCTGGCCGACTTCCTCAACGCTCCGCTGGCGATCATCGACAAGCGCCGTCCTGAACCGAACGTCAGTGAGGTTATGAACATTATTGGTAACATTGAAGGCAAAACAGCGATTCTAATCGATGATATCATCGATACGGCAGGAACGATCGTTCTGGGAGCCAATGCTCTGATGGAAGGCGGCGTGAAGGAAGTCTACGCCTGCTGTACGCATCCTGTATTGTCCGGTCCGGCGCATGAACGTCTGGAGAACTCGCCGATCAAAGAAATTATCGTGACGGATACCATTCCTATTCGCAGCAGCAACCCGACATCCAAGCTCAAGGTGCTGTCCGTAGCTCCGCTTATGGGCGAAGCTATCATTCGCGTGCATGAAGAGCTGTCGATCAGCAAGCTGTTCGAAATCGAATAG
- the pth gene encoding aminoacyl-tRNA hydrolase translates to MKWIVGLGNPGPQYAKTKHNVGFMALDVLASRHGIAFNQNKCKSVIGEGVIGGVKTVLIKPMTFMNLSGEAVRAYMDYYKVQLEDLIVVYDDLDTELGKIRLRYQGSAGGHNGIKSIIQHTGTQSFNRVRMGISRPEPGFAIVDYVLSTFAKKDGARLESMISDTCDAVEYSLQHTFEQTMAKFNG, encoded by the coding sequence ATGAAATGGATTGTTGGACTTGGGAATCCCGGACCGCAATACGCGAAAACCAAACATAATGTCGGCTTCATGGCCCTCGATGTGCTTGCGTCCAGACACGGAATTGCTTTTAACCAGAATAAATGCAAATCGGTGATCGGTGAAGGGGTGATCGGCGGTGTGAAGACGGTACTGATCAAACCGATGACCTTCATGAATCTGTCGGGGGAAGCGGTACGGGCTTATATGGATTATTATAAGGTCCAGCTGGAAGATTTGATTGTAGTCTATGATGATCTGGACACGGAGCTGGGCAAGATCAGGCTGCGTTACCAGGGCAGTGCCGGCGGGCACAACGGTATCAAGTCCATCATTCAACACACGGGCACCCAGAGCTTCAACCGGGTGCGGATGGGGATATCCCGTCCGGAGCCGGGCTTTGCTATAGTGGACTATGTATTGTCTACCTTCGCCAAGAAGGATGGAGCAAGGCTTGAGAGCATGATAAGTGATACTTGCGATGCTGTGGAATACAGCCTGCAGCACACCTTTGAACAGACCATGGCCAAATTCAACGGATGA
- a CDS encoding anti-sigma-F factor Fin family protein produces the protein MAIHYVCRHCRTFLGSIGRSDITEMQLGLQSLTPAERRDIIAYDSEGEITVKVTCDYCKQALDNNPELSLLASPLQ, from the coding sequence ATGGCAATACACTATGTATGCAGGCACTGCCGGACGTTCTTGGGAAGCATTGGCAGAAGCGATATCACAGAGATGCAGCTGGGGCTGCAATCCTTGACCCCTGCGGAGCGCAGAGATATAATAGCGTATGATTCAGAAGGCGAGATTACGGTGAAGGTGACCTGCGATTACTGCAAGCAGGCGCTGGATAACAACCCCGAGCTCAGTCTGCTGGCCAGTCCGCTTCAGTAA